A segment of the Nitrosospira briensis C-128 genome:
TTGATCGCTGGGTCCGATGCGCGTAATTCGGCAATTTTCCGATATCCGTGCAGTACGGTAGTGTGATCCCTGCCACCAAAGGCTTCACCTATATCAGGCAGGCTCAGCGGGGTCAGTTCCTTGGCCATGGCCATGGCCATTTGTCGTGGTCTCGCAACGATGCGTGAACGTTTTTTTGAATACATTTCAGCCACTTTGATTTTATAGTAGTCCGCAACCGTCTTCTGTATATTTTCAATGGAAATTTGACGATTCTGTACCGCTAGCAGATCTTTCAATGCTTCTCTCGCCAAGTCCAGCGATAACGAATGGCCGGTAAAACGGGAGTAGGCCAGTACTCGTTTCAGTGCGCCTTCGAGTTCACGCACATTGGAACGGATATGCTTGGCTATGAAAAAAGCGACGTTTTCATCCAGAACGATGTTTTCCATCAACGCTTTTTTTAGCAGGATGGCGACACGCATCTCCAGCTCCGGCGGCTCGACCGCCACTGTCAAGCCCCACCCAAAACGGGAAATCAATCGTTCCTCCATACCCGAAATTTCTTTTGGGTAAGAGTCGCAGGTGATGATTACCTGTCTATGTGCTTCGATCAGCGCATTGAACGCATAGAAAAATTCTTCTTGCGTACGGTTCTTGCCACCGAAAAACTGAATGTCGTCTATTAGCAGTACATCAAGGGAATGGTAGTATCGTTTGAAATCATCAAAGGCTTTATGTTGGTAAGCCCTTACTACATCGGAAACATACTGTTCTGAATGAATGTACCTGACCTTGGCCGTGCTGTTGTGTTCCAGTACAAAATTACCGATAGCCTGGATCAGGTGCGTTTTTCCCAGCCCGACGCCACCGTAGATAAAAAATGGGTTGTAAGCGGTGCCTGGACGTTCAGCAACCTGAATGGCACCTGCGCGCGCCAGTTGATTTGCTTTTCCGGTAACGAAATTATTGAAAGTGAAAGATGGATTCAGACGGCTCGGATTTTTTTCACGTTTTTCTCTTGCATCCATGGCAAATTTTTGCACCGATACCACAGGTACGCCAAACGCGGCAGAATTTGAAGATGGCGTTGCAGACGGCAATGCCGCATCAGCATTTTCAACAGCCCGAACAGTTGTTTTTACCGAAATCGGGTCAGCAAGCTTCAATTGAAAACGAATAGCTTGAGGAAAATGCAGTCCCGCCATTTGTTCGATGCGGGACAAGAAATTGTCCTTGACCCATTGCATGACGAAGCGGTTGGGAGCGATGACGACGGCGGTTGACTCGTGAGTATTATGCGATACCTCCAGGCGCAACGGCTTGATCCAGGTATTGAATTGCTGGGCACTCAGCTCTTTCTCAAAATGTTCAAGACAGGAAAGCCAAAAGGTATCCATTGCAGGCATGATTGTCATTGCTGATTGGGGAAGAAGCGGAAATCGGGAGTCTAAAGCGAAAGCGCAGGTGAGGAGTCCATTTTAGACCGTTCCTCCCGACTTATCCACAGGGTAAGGAAAAAATATTGGTTGACACCAATGTACGTAAAGAGTTGTAATGCCGAGTTTTATTGATTATCAGGCTCAGGGGACATCATGAAACGCACTTATCAACCGTCCGTGACACGGAGGAAACGAACCCATGGTTTTCGAGTTCGCATGAAAACCACGGGGGGTGCGGCTGTTATCAGAGCTCGCCGCGCCAAGGGACGAGCCCGTTTGGCAGTATAGCTGCTGGCGCCAGATTCAAAATTGAGGGATTGTATTATTCGCTTTCAAAAAAATAAGCGGTTGCATAAAGCAGAAGAATTTTCCTCAGTTATCCGGTGCAAGTGTTCTGCACGCAGCGAATTTCTTCAAGTTTTCGCTAAGCCCAATGGCTTATTGCACCCAAGACTGGGGTTGATCATCGCTGGTAAAATCGAGCGGTTGGCCGTAAATCGAAACAGGGTCAAACGCGTGCTGCGCGAGGCGTTTCGAGCGCGGCAGCAAGATCTGGCCGGCCTTGATCTCGTGGTGCGTTTACGATGTAGAGTTAGCCACGACAATTCATCACGGATAGCGGGGGAAGCGGAAAAGCTCATGATTCAACTGCAGCGATGTCGCGGATAATCATCGGTTTTATCAAGATCTACCAATATTGCCTGAGCCCCTTTTTTGGACCCTCGTGCCGGTTCAGTCCATCCTGCTCAAACTATGCATGCGAGGCGCTCACCAAGCATGGGGTGCTTCGGGGAATATTTCTGAGTGTCTGGCGAATAATGCGCTGCAATCCTTGGGCCCGTGGCGGACATGACCCCGTTCCGTAGGACTTATCACATAGGGCTTATCAAGGTTTGAATAATTCATGCCTCGATTATCCATATCGTAAAATATAAAATCGCGAAGCAAGATGGATACACAAAAACTAGTACTCTTCCTGATTTTTGCCACGTCAATGCTGTTTCTGTGGGAGGCGTGGCAGAAGGAACAACTTCCGCCACCCTCAGCCGCATCTGTGTCTGCAACCCAAGGTGGGGCAAATCAGACTGAAAAAAACAGCCAGAACGAGACTCCCATACCCGGAGATAAACTTGTCTCGGCACAACCGGGCAAGGACGGGGCCGCCGTTGAAAACTCTGTCCCGGTCAAGGTCACTGGCAAACTGGGAACAGGCGAAAAAATTGTCGTCAAGACCGATATGGTCGTTGCGGAAATCGATACTGCGGGAGGCGATTTACGACGCCTCGAGTTACTCCAATACCCTGATACCGCAGATAAACACAAATCCTTCGCACTGTTGCAAAGCCAAGACGAGCACGTTTATGTGGCCCAGTCGGGGCTGATTGGAGAAGGCCTGCCCAGCCACAAGACAACTTATACGGCGGACCAGAGTATGTATGAGCTGGTAGCCGGGGCGGATAAAATCGAGGTACGTCTCCTGGCACCCGAAGCCGATGGTGTGCGCGTAGTCAAGATATACACATTCCATCGTGGAACTTATCTCATCGATGTCAGTTTCGAGGTTACCAATCAGGGAACTGCCGCGATCCAGCCATTCTCTTATTTCCAGATGTTGCGCGACAGCCAGCCTCCAGTGGGTTCGGTATTCATGATTCCCACTTATACGGGCGCCGCGCTTTACACGGAGCAGGATAAGTTCAAGAAAATCGAGTTTTCGGCTCTGGATAAAGGCAAGGCAACCTATCCTAAAACGGCTGACAATGGCTGGATTGCCATGCTGGAGCATTATTTTCTCACCGCCTGGCTTCCTAAGGACAAAACCCCCCGCGAGTATTACGCGAAGCCTTTGGGCGACAATGAGTATACGGCCGGTGTCATTGTGCCGGTGGGCATGATCGAGCCTGGCGCTACGGCTACCGTTACGGTGCCGCTCTACGCGGGTCCAGAGGAACAAAGCAAGCTCGCAGCGGTTGCGCCCGGGCTTGACCTTACGGTGGACTATGGCTGGCTGACAGTGATCGGAGCACCGCTGTTCTGGTTGTTGTCGTTCTATCATTCATGGACGGGAAATTGGGGGGTCGCCATTATCCTTCTGACCATGTCGGTCAAGCTGGTGTTTTTCCCGTTATCCGCGGCGGGCTATCGGTCGATGGCGAAGATGCGGCTGGTTACGCCCAAGCTGCAGCGTTTGCGTGAACAGCACGGGAACGATCGTCAGCGCATGCATCAGGCGATGATGGATTTTTACAAGTCCGAAAAAATCAACCCAATGGGAGGCTGTTTTCCCATCCTGGTTCAGATCCCGGTGTTTATCTCGTTGTACTGGGTATTGCTCGCGAGCGTGGAGTTGCGTTACGCGCCCTTTGCATTGTGGATAGAGGATATGTCCTCTCCCGACCCTTATTATGTACTGCCCATACTCATGGGTATTTCGATGTTCGTACAATCAAAGCTAAGCCCGCCGTCCGCAGATCCGATCCAGGCGAAAGTGATGCAGATCATGCCTTTCGCTTTCAGTATCTTCTTCTTCTTCTTTCCTGCTGGACTGGTGCTATATTCGTTGGTCAATAACGTGCTTTCTATCCTCCAGCAATGGCAAATCACGCGCATGATCGAGGGTTCCGCCGCCGCTACTGCTGCGGGAAAACAGAAAAAGCAGAACGGCTGATATCGCCGAGCGCTTTCTATTCGAAATCGAGCGGGCTCTGCTGGAAATATTCGGGTGAGGTGAGGGGCCACTGGTTGGCTGACTCACTTCGGCCCATTACCTGATGGAAAATGCTGACACTATTGCCGCGGTTGCTACGCCGCCCGGACGAGGCGGCATCGGTGTAGTGCGTGTTTCCGGCAAAGGCATAAAATCCTTGGCGCTGAAGGTTATCGGCTATGTGCCTGAACCGCGCTATGCCAGCCTGAGCAAATTTTTCGATGAAGATGGACAGGTCATCGATCAAGGAATCGTTCTTTTTTTCCCCGCTCCTCATTCCTATACCGGCGAAGACGTTCTCGAACTGCAGGGTCACGGCGGCCCGGCGGTGATGAATCTACTATTATCCAGTTGTCTCTCGGCGGGTGCCCGAATGGCGCAGCCCGGAGAATTCACCCTTCGCGCCTATCTTAACAACAAGCTGGATCTCGCTCAGGCTGAAAGCGTAGCGGACATCATAGACGCCAGTACGAGCGAAGCCGCACGTTGTGCCGTGCGCTCTCTGCAAGGGGAATTTTCCGATGCCGTACATATCGCTGTGCAAGCGCTCACTGATCTCCGCATATCGGTTGAAGCATCGCTGGATTTTTCCGAGGAAGAAATAGACCATGCCCATCATGCTGATGTCAGCCACAGGCTGAAGGGCATTCAGGCGCACCTGGAGCATGTGCTTGCATCAGCGCGGCAGGGCAGCATACTACGGGAAGGGATATGGATCGTTCTGATTGGACAGCCTAACGTCGGAAAATCAAGCCTGCTGAACCTGCTGGCGGGGGAAGAGGCGGCCATTGTCACGGAGATACCGGGCACTACGCGTGATACGATTCGCCGGACCATTGAAATTGAAGGTGTTCCGCTACATTTACTGGATACCGCCGGGCTGCGGGAAACGGACGACGCTGTCGAAAAAATGGGTATCGCCCGCACGCGCTCTACCCTCGAAAAAGCGAATTTCGTGCTGCTCGTAATGGACAGCCGATGGGGTGTCACCCCGGCGGATCAGGTGATACTCGACAGCCTTCCTGCGGGATTGCCGGTAATATACGTGTATAACAAGATCGATCTGCTGGACGAGCGCTCCCTTGCGAGAGTGGGAAAAGGCGGATCGGAGATTTACGTTTCCGCGATAACAGGCGCCGGGATCGAAACACTTCGGCAGAGGCTGCTGAAAATGGCCGGCTGGCAGCCACGCTCGATGGGTGAGGGTGTATTCATGGCGCGTCAGCGCCATCTACAGGCGCTGACGGCTGCTCGCGAATACCTGGAAAACGCGGCCGAACTGGACAGGGGAGCGTTTCAGCCCGAGTTGCTCGCCGAAGAGTTACGGCTTGCTCAGCAAGCGTTATCGGCCATCACCGGCGAGTTCGGAGCCGACGATTTGCTGGGGGAGATATTTTCGCGATTCTGTATTGGCAAGTAAGCGCCTCCCGGCCAATCCGGCTTCAAGCCACTTATCGGCTCCCAGGAATTTCAGGAAAAATGTTTCACGTGAAACATGCGCGTGGATAATCGTGTTTTGCCCCTCCGAAGGACCCCGCCTTACATAGCCCCCCGTTTTACCGTAGAATGCCACCTCTTTAGCGAATGCGACGGTAGCGTAGTGAACTGCTCTGAAAATTTCGATGTAATAGTCATTGGCGGTGGACATGCCGGTACCGAGGCAGCCCTCGCGGCTGCACGCATGGGGAAAAAAACACTCCTGTTATCGCACAATATCGAAACCCTGGGGCAGATGTCCTGTAATCCCTCCATTGGAGGTATCGGCAAGGGGCACCTGGTAAAAGAGGTTGATGCGCTTGGCGGGGCAATGGCTGCCGCCGCTGATGAAGCCGGCATCCAGTTTCGCATACTCAATTCGAGCAAGGGACCGGCGGTACGGGCAACGCGTGCCCAGGCGGACAGGATGCTCTATCGCCAGGCAATCCGGCGTCGTCTCGAGA
Coding sequences within it:
- the dnaA gene encoding chromosomal replication initiator protein DnaA yields the protein MDTFWLSCLEHFEKELSAQQFNTWIKPLRLEVSHNTHESTAVVIAPNRFVMQWVKDNFLSRIEQMAGLHFPQAIRFQLKLADPISVKTTVRAVENADAALPSATPSSNSAAFGVPVVSVQKFAMDAREKREKNPSRLNPSFTFNNFVTGKANQLARAGAIQVAERPGTAYNPFFIYGGVGLGKTHLIQAIGNFVLEHNSTAKVRYIHSEQYVSDVVRAYQHKAFDDFKRYYHSLDVLLIDDIQFFGGKNRTQEEFFYAFNALIEAHRQVIITCDSYPKEISGMEERLISRFGWGLTVAVEPPELEMRVAILLKKALMENIVLDENVAFFIAKHIRSNVRELEGALKRVLAYSRFTGHSLSLDLAREALKDLLAVQNRQISIENIQKTVADYYKIKVAEMYSKKRSRIVARPRQMAMAMAKELTPLSLPDIGEAFGGRDHTTVLHGYRKIAELRASDPAINRDFNALLHILRG
- the rpmH gene encoding 50S ribosomal protein L34; this encodes MKRTYQPSVTRRKRTHGFRVRMKTTGGAAVIRARRAKGRARLAV
- the rnpA gene encoding ribonuclease P protein component, yielding MRDCIIRFQKNKRLHKAEEFSSVIRCKCSARSEFLQVFAKPNGLLHPRLGLIIAGKIERLAVNRNRVKRVLREAFRARQQDLAGLDLVVRLRCRVSHDNSSRIAGEAEKLMIQLQRCRG
- the yidD gene encoding membrane protein insertion efficiency factor YidD — translated: MSRIIIGFIKIYQYCLSPFFGPSCRFSPSCSNYACEALTKHGVLRGIFLSVWRIMRCNPWARGGHDPVP
- the yidC gene encoding membrane protein insertase YidC, with product MDTQKLVLFLIFATSMLFLWEAWQKEQLPPPSAASVSATQGGANQTEKNSQNETPIPGDKLVSAQPGKDGAAVENSVPVKVTGKLGTGEKIVVKTDMVVAEIDTAGGDLRRLELLQYPDTADKHKSFALLQSQDEHVYVAQSGLIGEGLPSHKTTYTADQSMYELVAGADKIEVRLLAPEADGVRVVKIYTFHRGTYLIDVSFEVTNQGTAAIQPFSYFQMLRDSQPPVGSVFMIPTYTGAALYTEQDKFKKIEFSALDKGKATYPKTADNGWIAMLEHYFLTAWLPKDKTPREYYAKPLGDNEYTAGVIVPVGMIEPGATATVTVPLYAGPEEQSKLAAVAPGLDLTVDYGWLTVIGAPLFWLLSFYHSWTGNWGVAIILLTMSVKLVFFPLSAAGYRSMAKMRLVTPKLQRLREQHGNDRQRMHQAMMDFYKSEKINPMGGCFPILVQIPVFISLYWVLLASVELRYAPFALWIEDMSSPDPYYVLPILMGISMFVQSKLSPPSADPIQAKVMQIMPFAFSIFFFFFPAGLVLYSLVNNVLSILQQWQITRMIEGSAAATAAGKQKKQNG
- the mnmE gene encoding tRNA uridine-5-carboxymethylaminomethyl(34) synthesis GTPase MnmE, coding for MENADTIAAVATPPGRGGIGVVRVSGKGIKSLALKVIGYVPEPRYASLSKFFDEDGQVIDQGIVLFFPAPHSYTGEDVLELQGHGGPAVMNLLLSSCLSAGARMAQPGEFTLRAYLNNKLDLAQAESVADIIDASTSEAARCAVRSLQGEFSDAVHIAVQALTDLRISVEASLDFSEEEIDHAHHADVSHRLKGIQAHLEHVLASARQGSILREGIWIVLIGQPNVGKSSLLNLLAGEEAAIVTEIPGTTRDTIRRTIEIEGVPLHLLDTAGLRETDDAVEKMGIARTRSTLEKANFVLLVMDSRWGVTPADQVILDSLPAGLPVIYVYNKIDLLDERSLARVGKGGSEIYVSAITGAGIETLRQRLLKMAGWQPRSMGEGVFMARQRHLQALTAAREYLENAAELDRGAFQPELLAEELRLAQQALSAITGEFGADDLLGEIFSRFCIGK